In one Brienomyrus brachyistius isolate T26 chromosome 7, BBRACH_0.4, whole genome shotgun sequence genomic region, the following are encoded:
- the kcmf1 gene encoding E3 ubiquitin-protein ligase KCMF1 isoform X2, with product MQCILTRVDFDLYYGGEAFSVEQPQSFTCPYCGKMGYTETSLQEHVTSEHAETSTEVICPICAALPGGDPNHVTDDFAAHLTLEHRAPRDLDESSGVRHVRRMFHPGRGLGGPRARRSNMHFTSSSTGGLSSSQSASYSPSNREAMDPIAELLSQLSGVRRSAGGQLNSGPSASQLQQLQMQLQLERQQAQAARQQLETARNASRRSNASNMSTSIPQPSAAPNSVPDSNPPSSHSSQFLLTRLNEPKMSEAERQVVESERADRSLFVQELLLSTLMCEESSSSDEDEHRDFADFGAMGCVDIMPLDVALEKLNLKERNTGKEPPPPAL from the exons ATGCAGTGTATACTGACCCGAGTAGATTTCG ACTTGTATTATGGCGGGGAGGCTTTCTCAGTGGAACAGCCGCAGTCTTTCACGTGTCCTTACTGCGGAAAAATGGGCTACACAGAAACATCTCTACAGGAACACGTCACATCTGAACACGCAGAGACCTCCACAGAGGTG ATTTGTCCGATATGTGCCGCACTCCCAGGCGGGGACCCTAATCATGTGACGGATGACTTTGCTGCCCACCTCACGCTTGAACACAGAGCACCCAGAGATCTG GACGAATCGAGTGGTGTCCGGCACGTGAGGAGGATGTTCCATCCTGGGCGAGGGCTGGGGGGTCCTCGCGCCCGCAGGTCCAACATGCACTTTACAAGCAGCTCCACTGGGGGGCTCTCCTCTTCTCAGAGTGCTTCCTATTCTCCAAGCAACAGGGAAGCCATGGATCCCATAGCAG AGCTGTTGTCGCAGCTGTCTGGCGTTCGGCGCTCCGCGGGGGGGCAGCTGAACTCGGGCCCGTCTGCCTCGCAGCTTCAGCAGTTGCAGATGCAGCTTCAGCTGGAGAGGCAGCAGGCTCAGGCGGCCCGGCAGCAGCTGGAGACGGCTCGCAATGCCTCTCGCCGCTCCAATGCAAGCAACATGAGCACCTCCATCCCCCAGCCCAGCGCCGCCCCTAATTCTGTACCTGACAGCAACCCCCCTTCCTCCCACAGCTCCCAGTTCCTCCTCACAAG GTTGAATGAGCCAAAGATGTCGGAGGCCGAGCGGCAGGTTGTGGAGAGCGAGCGCGCGGACCGCAGCCTGTTCGTACAGGAGCTGCTGCTGTCCACCCTCATGTGCGAGGAGAGCTCCTCCTCCGACGAGGACGAGCACAGAGATTTCGCCGATTTCGGAGCCATGGGCTGTGTAGATATTATGCCTTTAGATGTTGCTTTGGAGAAGCTAAACCTgaaagagagaaacacagggaaggagccccccccacctgctcttTGA
- the kcmf1 gene encoding E3 ubiquitin-protein ligase KCMF1 isoform X1 — translation MSRHEGVSCDACLKGNFRGRRYKCLICYDYDLCASCYESGATTTRHTTEHPMQCILTRVDFDLYYGGEAFSVEQPQSFTCPYCGKMGYTETSLQEHVTSEHAETSTEVICPICAALPGGDPNHVTDDFAAHLTLEHRAPRDLDESSGVRHVRRMFHPGRGLGGPRARRSNMHFTSSSTGGLSSSQSASYSPSNREAMDPIAELLSQLSGVRRSAGGQLNSGPSASQLQQLQMQLQLERQQAQAARQQLETARNASRRSNASNMSTSIPQPSAAPNSVPDSNPPSSHSSQFLLTRLNEPKMSEAERQVVESERADRSLFVQELLLSTLMCEESSSSDEDEHRDFADFGAMGCVDIMPLDVALEKLNLKERNTGKEPPPPAL, via the exons ATGTCCCGACATGAAG GGGTCAGCTGTGATGCATGTTTAAAAGGAAACTTCAGAGGCCGCAGATATAAGTGTTTAATTTGCTACGACTACGACTTGTGCGCATCATGCTATGAGAGCGGAGCCACGACCACCCGACACACTACGGAGCATCCCATGCAGTGTATACTGACCCGAGTAGATTTCG ACTTGTATTATGGCGGGGAGGCTTTCTCAGTGGAACAGCCGCAGTCTTTCACGTGTCCTTACTGCGGAAAAATGGGCTACACAGAAACATCTCTACAGGAACACGTCACATCTGAACACGCAGAGACCTCCACAGAGGTG ATTTGTCCGATATGTGCCGCACTCCCAGGCGGGGACCCTAATCATGTGACGGATGACTTTGCTGCCCACCTCACGCTTGAACACAGAGCACCCAGAGATCTG GACGAATCGAGTGGTGTCCGGCACGTGAGGAGGATGTTCCATCCTGGGCGAGGGCTGGGGGGTCCTCGCGCCCGCAGGTCCAACATGCACTTTACAAGCAGCTCCACTGGGGGGCTCTCCTCTTCTCAGAGTGCTTCCTATTCTCCAAGCAACAGGGAAGCCATGGATCCCATAGCAG AGCTGTTGTCGCAGCTGTCTGGCGTTCGGCGCTCCGCGGGGGGGCAGCTGAACTCGGGCCCGTCTGCCTCGCAGCTTCAGCAGTTGCAGATGCAGCTTCAGCTGGAGAGGCAGCAGGCTCAGGCGGCCCGGCAGCAGCTGGAGACGGCTCGCAATGCCTCTCGCCGCTCCAATGCAAGCAACATGAGCACCTCCATCCCCCAGCCCAGCGCCGCCCCTAATTCTGTACCTGACAGCAACCCCCCTTCCTCCCACAGCTCCCAGTTCCTCCTCACAAG GTTGAATGAGCCAAAGATGTCGGAGGCCGAGCGGCAGGTTGTGGAGAGCGAGCGCGCGGACCGCAGCCTGTTCGTACAGGAGCTGCTGCTGTCCACCCTCATGTGCGAGGAGAGCTCCTCCTCCGACGAGGACGAGCACAGAGATTTCGCCGATTTCGGAGCCATGGGCTGTGTAGATATTATGCCTTTAGATGTTGCTTTGGAGAAGCTAAACCTgaaagagagaaacacagggaaggagccccccccacctgctcttTGA